From one Triticum aestivum cultivar Chinese Spring chromosome 4B, IWGSC CS RefSeq v2.1, whole genome shotgun sequence genomic stretch:
- the LOC123090855 gene encoding probable serine/threonine protein kinase IREH1 codes for MPPSLHFLRTVPTSTLPLPLAPLSVCRLAPPRPPPVRRKSAPRRRATMVFKGRFFSSRHKSSESSSPDGSNSPRTPTSAPGAASAASPASSSASSRSDKKKPKSETPKKRDKLFGSAAVAVLSPRASPASSTSSPSDARKHHLRDAAPAAALSPILASSLGLNKIKTRSGPLPHEGQRMAAALGSSNLARGHSQAGTTSGKKAVSSWADSTSAGSASNRGKGKAVEQPVQPVRGAAGTAVEAEGKSAAKAKSNSFRNHSGDLRTPPQIPATVSAYDACETPKESESPRFKAIMQATSAPRKRNPSDIKSFSHELNSKGVRPFPFLKPRGVYNLKEVLKVIQVRFEKAKEEVNTDLAVFAGDLVSVMEKYADSHPEWKETLEDLLILARSCSVMTPGELWLQCEGIVQDLDDQRQELPMGVLKKLYTRMLFILTRCTRLLQFHKESGFAEDEIVMDQRDKIIQSADNKILTQSGPHATTTSRSSKSDARKSYSQEQHNMKWRRSQEIKPVKILLPLDTDIKKEVESPTRERISSWKPFPSPVPKPPKEPTPIKEESPTKKIDTLATIPSGVELTSPVESVSHQPLPPKHQHKTSWGHWSDQPNISEEGSIMCRICEEYIPTNYVENHSAVCAIADRCDQKGVSVDERLVRVAETLEKLVESYTQRDLINSVSSPDAAKVSNPSINEESDGASPKLSDWSRRGSADMTDYLQEADNTISLDDIKNLPSMTCKTRFGPKSDHGMATSSAGSMTPRSPLTTPRSNHIDMLLAGRSAINESNDLPQIVELADIARCIANTPLDEESALSQLVTCIEDLQEIVNRRKHEALTVQTFGTRIEKLHREKYLQLCDSVDMDKVDSSSTIMDEEDDVVRSLRASPVHPVKDRTSIDDFEIIKPISRGAFGRVFLAKKRTTGDLFAIKVLRKADMIRKNAVESILAERDILITVRNPFVVRFFYSFTSRENLYLVMEYLNGGDLYSLLRNLGCLDEDVARVYLAEVVLALEYLHSMQIVHRDLKPDNLLIAHDGHVKLTDFGLSKVGLINSTDDLSGPAVSGASLYGDDEPQMNELEEMDHRARRQKRSAVGTPDYLAPEILLGTGHGTSADWWSVGVILFELLVGIPPFNAEHPQTIFDNILNRKIPWPHVPEEMSFEAKDLIDKFLTEDPHQRLGSDGASEVKQHPFFKDVSWDTIARQKAAFVPSSDSAFDTSYFTSRYSWNPSDENIYEAYEFEDSSENGSLSGSSSCVSNHQDDMGDEHGGGPTDFESGPNVNYSFSNFSFKNLSQLASINYDLLTKGLKDEPPMKPET; via the exons ATGCCCCCCTCCCTACATTTCCTCCGCACTGTCCCCACCAGCacgctccccctccccctcgctccGCTCAGTGTGTGCCGtctcgccccgccccgccccccaCCTGTTCGACGGAAGTCCGCTCCCCGCCGGCGGGCGACGATGGTCTTCAAGGGCCGCTTCTTCTCGTCGCGGCACAAGTCGTCCGAGTCCTCCAGCCCCGACGGCAGCAACAGCCCGCGCACGCCCACCTCCGCGccgggggcggcctccgcggcctcgccggcctcctcctccgcctcctccagaTCCGACAAGAAGAAGCCCAAATCCGAGACCCCCAAGAAGCGCGACAAGCTCTTcggctccgccgccgtcgccgtgctCTCCCCCAGGGCCTCCccggcctcctccacctccagccCCTCCGACGCCAGGAAGCACCACCTCAGGgatgccgcccccgccgccgcgctcTCGCCGATCCTCGCCTCCTCGCTCGGCCTCAACAAGATCAAGACGAGATCCGGCCCGCTGCCGCACGAGGGCCAGCGGATGGCCGCCGCGCTCGGGAGCAGCAACCTCGCGCGCGGCCACTCCCAGGCCGGGACAACCTCCGGGAAGAAGGCCGTCAGCTCCTGGGCCGATTCCACTAGCGCTGGCAGTGCTAGTAACCGGGGCAAGGGAAAGGCGGTCGAGCAGCCCGTGCAACCCGTGCGTGGAGCGGCGGGGACGGCCGTGGAAGCAGAAGGGAAGAGCGCCGCAAAAG CTAAATCTAATTCATTTCGGAACCATTCAGGAGATTTGAGGACTCCGCCCCAAATACCAGCGACCGTG TCTGCATATGATGCCTGTGAAACGCCAAAGGAATCCGAGTCTCCACGCTTCAAGGCCATTATGCAGGCTACCAGTGCACCAAGGAAGAGAAACCCTTCAGATATAAAAAGTTTTTCACATGAGTTGAACTCCAAAGGGGTCCGACCATTCCCATTCTTGAAACCTCGAGGCGTATACAACTTGAAG GAGGTGTTAAAAGTTATTCAGGTGAGATTTGAGAAGGCAAAGGAAGAGGTAAATACAGATTTGGCAGTTTTTGCGGGAGACTTGGTTAGTGTAATGGAGAAGTACGCAGACTCTCATCCTGAGTGGAAAGAAACTTTGGAGGATTTGTTAATACTTGCACGCAGCTGCTCTGTAATGACACCCGGGGAACTTTGGCTACAATGTGAAGGTATAGTGCAAGATTTGGATGATCAACGTCAGGAGCTCCCGATGGGTGTGCTGAAGAAGCTTTACACTCGGATGCTCTTTATCCTTACAAGATGTACAAGGCTGCTCCAGTTTCACAAGGAGAGTGGATTTGCTGAGGACGAAATTGTTATGGATCAGCGAGATAAGATTATACAATCTGCTGATAACAAGATTTTAACCCAATCAGGTCCACATGCTACAACAACAAGCAGAAGTAGCAAAAGCGACGCAAGAAAATCATACAGTCAAGAGCAGCATAATATGAAATGGAGAAGAAGCCAGGAGATAAAACCTGTTAAGATTCTTTTGCCCCTTGACACTGATATCAAGAAAGAGGTTGAATCTCCAACCAGAGAACGGATTTCTTCCTGGAAACCTTTTCCATCACCTGTCCCAAAGCCCCCAAAAGAACCTACCCCTATTAAAGAGGAATCGCCTACTAAGAAAATAGATACACTCGCTACGATTCCTAGCGGCGTTGAGTTAACCAGTCCAGTAGAATCTGTATCACATCAACCGCTTCCTCCCAAGCATCAACACAAAACTTCATGGGGACACTGGTCTGACCAGCCAAATATTTCTGAAGAGGGTTCAATAATGTGTCGCATATGTGAAGAATATATCCCTACAAATTACGTAGAAAATCATTCGGCAGTCTGTGCAATCGCTGACAGGTGTGACCAAAAAGGCGTAAGCGTTGATGAACGTTTAGTAAGAGTTGCAGAAACACTTGAAAAGTTGGTCGAGTCTTATACGCAGAGAGACCTTATCAATTCTGTCAGCAGCCCAGATGCTGCAAAAGTTTCAAATCCAAGCATCAATGAAGAATCTGATGGCGCCTCTCCAAAACTGTCTGATTGGTCTAGAAGAGGTTCTGCTGATATGACCGACTATCTCCAAGAGGCTGATAACACTATTTCGTTGGATGACATAAAAAATCTTCCTTCAATGACATGTAAGACTCGCTTTGGGCCAAAATCTGATCATGGAATGGCTACATCATCGGCAGGAAGTATGACTCCTCGATCTCCACTAACAACTCCAAGATCAAATCATATAGACATGCTTTTAGCTGGTAGAAGTGCGATTAATGAGAGTAATGATCTTCCACAG ATTGTTGAACTTGCTGATATTGCACGATGTATTGCAAATACTCCTCTGGATGAAGAAAGTGCTTTATCCCAATTGGTTACCTGCATAGAAGATCTGCAAGAAATTGTCAATCGTAGGAAGCATGAAGCCCTCACAGTGCAAACATTTGGCACTCGCATAGAAAAACTCCACCG GGAGAAATACCTGCAGCTTTGTGACTCTGTTGATATGGACAAGGTTGACTCGTCAAGTACCATAATGGACGAAGAAGATGATGTTGTTCGTAGCTTACGGGcaagtcctgttcatccagtcaaGGATCGTACTTCAATCGATGACTTTGAAATCATAAAACCTATCAGCCGCGGAGCATTTGGGCGTGTTTTCTTGGCCAAGAAAAGAACTACAGGAGATCTCTTTGCTATAAAG GTACTTAGGAAGGCAGATATGATTCGAAAAAATGCCGTCGAAAGTATATTGGCTGAACGTGATATATTGATCACGGTCAGGAATCCTTTTGTG GTTCGTTTCTTCTATTCGTTTACCTCTCGGGAAAATTTGTATCTGGTCATGGAGTACTTAAATGGAGGTGACCTGTACTCTTTACTGAGAAATTTAGGGTGCTTGGATGAAGATGTTGCTCGTGTATATCTTGCAGAAGTT GTGCTAGCTTTGGAATATTTGCACTCCATGCAGATTGTTCATAGAGATCTAAAACCTGACAACCTATTGATTGCTCATGATGGGCATGTAAAG TTGACAGATTTTGGGTTGTCCAAGGTTGGTCTGATCAATAGCACAGATGATCTATCTGGCCCTGCTGTTAGTGGGGCTTCATTGTATGGAGATGATGAACCTCAGATGAATGAATTAGAGGAAATGGATCACCGAGCACGGCGACAAAAGCGTTCTGCGGTTGGAACCCCTGATTATTTAGCACCAGAAATCCTTTTGGGGACAGGGCATG GTACTAGTGCAGATTGGTGGTCTGTAGGTGTAATTCTTTTTGAGTTACTTGTTGGAATACCTCCATTTAATGCAGAGCACCCTCAG ACAATTTTTGACAATATTCTTAATCGCAAAATACCTTGGCCACATGTCCCAGAAGAGATGAGTTTTGAAGCGAAAGATCTAATtgacaa ATTTTTGACAGAAGACCCTCATCAACGTCTAGGATCAGATGGTGCCTCTGAG GTCAAACAACATCCATTCTTTAAGGATGTTAGCTGGGATACCATTGCTAGGCAGAAG